In Dysidea avara chromosome 3, odDysAvar1.4, whole genome shotgun sequence, a single window of DNA contains:
- the LOC136250044 gene encoding dolichyl-diphosphooligosaccharide--protein glycosyltransferase subunit STT3A-like, translating into MASSTGVQVIDNLILSFNRISNEKKETFLKLLVLSVCAILSFSTRLFAVLRFESVIHEFDPYFNYRTTRFLTEEGFYNFHNWFDDRAWYPLGRIIGGTIYPGLMITSAVLYHVMHFINVTIEIRNVCVFLAPLFSSLTTIVTYHLAKELKGPGAGLVAASMIAIVPGYISRSVAGSYDNEGIAIFCMLLTYYLWVKSVKTGSIFWSTFCALAYFYMVSSWGGYVFLINLIPMHVLALMVTGRFSHRVYIAYSTVYCLGTILSMQIPFVGFQPVQSSEHMAAFGVFGLCQIYAFVDYVRSQLTQKQFEFLLRTLVVVVGSVVLAVGGVLTATGKISPWTGRFYSLLDPSYAKNNIPIIASVSEHQPTTWSSFYFDLQLLVFMFPVGLYYCFTSLTDANIFVILYGVTSVYFAGVMVRLMLVLAPVMCLLGGIAVSSLLSTYMKNVELWGTKSKKTKKVDHSYPIKNEIAMFVIFMMTFFLIYYTFHCTWVTSEAYSSPSIVLAATQHDGSRIIFDDFREAYYWLRQNTPEDAKVMSWWDYGYQITAMANRTILVDNNTWNNTHISRVGQAMSSPEEKAYEIMRELDVSYVLVIFGGMTGYASDDINKFLWMVRIGGSTKEGEHIKEHDYYTPQGEFRVDKEGSPILLNCLMYKMCYYRFGEVYTEQGRPTGYDRVRNAEIGNKDFELDVLEEAYTTEHWIVRIYKVKDLENRGN; encoded by the exons ATGGCGTCGTCGACCGGTGTTCAAGTGATCGACAATCTGATCTTGAGCTTTAACAGAATATCTAACGAAAAGAAAGAGACTTTCCTCAAGCTACTTGTGTTGTCAGTATGCGCCATTTTAT CTTTCTCCACACGATTATTCGCTGTTCTAAGGTTTGAGAGCGTTATTCACGAGTTTGATCC GTACTTCAACTACCGCACAACCCGGTTCTTAACTGAGGAGGGATTTTACAATTTCCATAACTGGTTTGATGATCGTGCCTGGTACCCACTTGGTAGGATCATTGGAGGGACAATATACCCTGGATTGATGATAACGTCTGCCGTTTTGTACCATGTCATGCACTTCATCAATGTCACAATTGAGATCCGTAATGTGTGCGTGTTCCTTGCTCCATTATTCTCATCACTTACGACAATTGTCACTTACCACTTGGCCAAAGAGCTGAAG GGTCCTGGAGCAGGGCTAGTGGCTGCCTCAATGATTGCCATAGTTCCTGGTTACATTTCTCGTTCTGTTGCTGGTTCATATGATAATGAAGGGATTGCTATATTCTGTATGTTGCTCACCTACTACCTGTGGGTCAAGTCTGTGAAGACTGGCTCCATCTTTTGGTCCACCTTCTGTGCTCTTGCCTACTTTTACATG GTATCATCATGGGGAGGGTATGTGTTCTTGATCAACCTCATCCCCATGCATGTATTGGCTCTCATGGTGACTGGACGTTTTTCACATCGAGTATACATAGCCTATTCTACT GTCTACTGTCTTGGGACTATCCTGTCCATGCAGATACCATTTGTAGGATTCCAACCAGTGCAGTCAAGTGAACATATGGCG GCATTTGGAGTGTTCGGGCTGTGTCAGATTTATGCATTTGTGGACTATGTGAGGTCCCAGTTGACCCAGAAGCAATTTGAGTTTCTCCTTCGTACACTTGTGGTTGTTGTTGGCAGTGTAGTATTGGCGGTGGGTGGTGTACTCACAGCAACTGGAAAGATCTCACCGTGGACTGGCAGATTTTATTCCTTGCTTGATCCATCTTATGCTAAGAACAATATTCCAATTATTGCCTCTGTCAGTGAACATCAGCCGACCACTTGGTCGTCGTTCTACTTTGACCTCCAGCTGCTGGTCTTCATGTTCCCAGTGGGACTGTACTACTGCTTCACCAGCCTTACTGATGCTAACATATTCGTCATATTATATGGAGTCACTAGTGTGTACTTTGCTGGTGTTATGGTGCGTCTCATGTTAGTACTGGCCCCAGTGATGTGTCTGTTAGGAGGAATTGCTGTGTCCTCCTTGCTCTCCACTTACATGAAG AATGTTGAGCTGTGGGGTACAAAGAGCAAGAAGACGAAGAAAGTGGATCACTCTTATCCTATCAAGAACGAGATTGCCATGTTTGTCATCTTTATGATGACCTTCTTTCTCATATACTACACATTCCACTGCACATGG GTGACATCTGAAGCTTACTCTTCCCCAAGTATTGTATTGGCTGCTACACAGCATGACGGGTCACGAATAATATTTGATGACTTCAGGGAGGCATACTATTGGTTGCGACAAAATACTCCAGAAGATGCTAAAGTTATGTCATGGTGGGATTATGGTTACCAGATCACGGCAATGGCCAATCGGACAATCCTAGTAGATAACAACACTTGGAACAACACACACATTTCTCGTGTAGGACAAGCAATGTCCTCACCAGAGGAGAAGGCTTATGAGATCATGAGGGAGCTAGATGTGAGCTATGTGCTAGTGATATTCGGAGGAATGACTGGATATGCTTCAGACG ATATCAACAAGTTCCTATGGATGGTAAGGATTGGCGGCAGCACTAAGGAAGGGGAGCACATCAAGGAACATGATTACTACACTCCTCAAGGAGAGTTCAGGGTGGACAAGGAAGGGTCACCAATACTGCTCAACTGTCTCATGTACAAAATGTGCTACTATCGGTTTGGAGAGGTTTACACCGAGCAAG GAAGGCCAACTGGTTATGACCGTGTGAGGAATGCTGAGATTGGTAACAAA GATTTTGAACTGGATGTATTAGAAGAGGCGTACACAACAGAACACTGGATTGTACGTATCTATAAAGTGAAGGACCTTGAAAACCGTGGCAACTAG
- the LOC136250050 gene encoding 60S ribosomal export protein NMD3-like — protein sequence MEYFNAGDQQQNQPLHLILCCQCGTPIEPNPANMCVACLRTQVDITEGIPKQATLYFCKGCERYLQPPSMWVSCALESHELLAVCLKRLKGLNKVHLVDASFVWTEPHSKRIKVKLTIQKEVFSGAILQQVFVVEYVVHGQMCDECHRREAKDYWNSVVQVRQKVSHKKTLFYIEQLLLKHQVHLSALRVKGNRHGLDFFFAHKQEAVKLVEFLVAAIPCHSKASQELVSHDIHNNTYNYKHTFSVEIVPICKDNLICLPLKLAQSLGNISQLVLCHRITSSVQLVDPQTTQTVDLTSQVFWRSPFVSLCEQRQLVEYFVLQIEPIGAAFSTNKKFVLADCWVTRLRDLGVTDEQVHTRTHLGHLLHPGDTVLGYDLSTANINDTNFDKLKVTPPDVVLVRKVYGDRNRRHKSRNWKLQQLNKEIEEDMNIESYDKDYKEFLEDLEEDREYRQQVNIFFDPTVQPLPQDEEEGLPADIPAIQLEEMVGRLTLNDTQQ from the exons ATGGAGTACTTTAACGCAGGCGACCAGCAGCAAAATCAACCGTTACACTTGAT TTTGTGTTGCCAATGTGGCACACCAATTGAACCCAACCCAGCCAACATGTGTGTGGCATGCTTGAGGACACAGGTTGACATCACTGAGGGGATACCCAAACAAGCTACTCTATACTTCTGCAAGGGATGTGAACG GTACCTGCAGCCACCATCCATGTGGGTGTCGTGTGCTTTGGAGTCACATGAGCTACTAGCTGTGTGTCTGAAGAGattaaagggtctaaataaagTTCATCTTGTTGACGCCAGCTTTGTGTGGACTGAACCGCATTCAAAGAGAATCAAAGTGAAACTGACCATACAGAAAGAG GTATTCAGTGGAGCAATACTACAGCAAGTGTTTGTAGTAGAGTATGTTGTTCATGGTCAGATGTGTGACGAATGTCATCGAAGGGAGGCTAAGGATTACTGGAACTCTGTGGTACAAGTGAGACAGAAG GTCTCTCACAAGAAGACATTGTTCTATATAGAGCAACTTTTGTTGAAGCACCAAGTGCACCTATCAGCCCTTCGTGTGAAAGGCAATCGTCATGGACTAGACTTCTTCTTTGCTCACAAACAAGAAGCAGTAAAACTGGTGGAGTTTCTTGTGGCAGCCATTCCTTGCCACTCAAAGGCCTCTCAGGAActagtatcacatgatataCACAATAACACTTACAACTACAAGCATACCTTTTCTGTGGAGATAGTCCCCATCTGTAAG GACAATCTAATATGCCTGCCACTAAAGCTAGCTCAGTCACTAGGTAACATTAGCCAATTGGTACTATGTCATCGTATCACTAGCTCAGTACAATTGGTAGACCCTCAGACCACACAGA CTGTTGACCTGACCAGCCAGGTATTCTGGAGGAGCCCATTTGTCAGCTTGTGCGAGCAGAGACAATTGGTTGAGTACTTTGTACTACAGATTGAACCAATCGGTGCAGCCTTTTCTACTAATAAGAAG TTTGTGCTGGCCGATTGCTGGGTGACTAGATTACGGGATCTTGGAGTGACGGATGAACAGGTACACACTAGGACGCACCTTGGACACCTGCTCCACCCTGGAGACACTGTGTTAGG GTATGACCTCTCTACTGCTAACATCAATGACACAAACTTTGACAAGTTAAAGGTCACTCCACCAGATGTG GTGTTGGTACGTAAGGTGTATGGAGACCGTAATAGACGTCACAAGTCTCGTAACTGGAAATTACAGCAACTGAACAAAGAGATTGAAGAGGACATGAATATTGAGAGTTATGACAA AGATTACAAGGAATTCCTAGAAGACTTGGAGGAGGATAGAGAGTATCGTCAACAAGTGAATATCTTCTTTG ATCCTACAGTGCAACCACTCCCACAAGATGAAGAGGAGGGGCTCCCTGCAGACATACCAGCTATCCAATTAGAGGAAATGGTTGGCAGGCTAACTCTCAATGATACACAACAATGA
- the LOC136250066 gene encoding ras-related protein Rab-32-like — protein sequence MASTKQEHLYKILVIGDLGTGKTSIIKRYVHQFYSPHYRATIGVDFALKVLNWDSSTTIRLQLWDIAGQERFGNMTRVYYKEAVGAFVVFDVTRLSTFEAVQMWKSDLDNKVLLPNGQPIPAVLLANKCDLSSEGFLGNVNQLDDYCRDKGFHSWFQTSAKENIGIDEAARSLVAKILENDESSDHHKEDTNVVTLKQDNTSTKKKGCC from the exons ATG GCATCAACGAAGCAGGAGCACTTGTACAAGATCTTGGTGATAGGAGATCTAGGCACAGGGAAGACAAGTATCATTAAGAGATATGTTCATCAGTTTTATTCACCGCATTACAGAGCAACT ATCGGTGTGGACTTTGCTCTGAAAGTTCTCAACTGGGATAGCTCAACGACCATTAGACTACAATTATGGGATATTGCTG GTCAAGAGAGATTTGGAAATATGACCAGG GTATATTACAAAGAGGCAGTGGGGGCATTTGTAGTGTTTGACGTTACAAGATTATCAACATTTGAAGCAGTCCAAATGTGGAAATCAGACCTTGATAACAAAGTGTTGCTACCTAATGGCCAGCCCATACCAGCAGTACTACTAGCCAACAAG TGTGACTTGTCAAGTGAAGGATTCCTAGGAAATGTCAATCAATTAGATGATTATTGTAGAGACAAAGGATTCCACTCATGGTTCCAAACCTCAGCTAAAGAGAATATTGGAATTGATGAGGCTGCTCGTTCACTGGTTGCTAAG ATACTAGAAAATGATGAGAGCAGTGACCATCACAAAGAGGACACTAATGTAGTGACTCTCAAACAAGATAACACATCTACTAAGAAAAAAGGATGTTGTTAA
- the LOC136250064 gene encoding heterogeneous nuclear ribonucleoprotein D-like-A codes for MNEEGKIFVGGLSWDTTNEGLRAYFVKFGTVKDSVVMTDPNTQKPRGFGFITFEDSSLVPSVCAQEHFLDGKKVDPKPATSRSAPDPTNDRVKKVFIGGISQGTSVEELRQYFCQFGAVTNVELKHDRDSNRMRGFGFVDFDSEDTVDKLVETHFHNINGKSVEVKKAAPNHSRGSAPRGGAGYGGGNQGYYQQQQQQQPSAGSYGYGYGSQQQAGYAQGWYNGQAYSQAQGQPYYGQPQSYASQQYGQPQGYGGQAQSYGYEANTYGKDNRQPSQANYSSYQQAGGSSWYGYTDNSAAAAAGGASYGSYQGTPANSSYTKGQQRYQPYSR; via the exons ATGAACGAGGAAGG AAAAATCTTCGTGGGAGGTTTAAGCTGGGATACGACAAATG AGGGTTTGAGAGCATACTTTGTGAAGTTCGGCACCGTGAAAGATTCGGTGGTTATGACCGACCCGAACACACAAAAGCCTAGAGGATTCGGCTTCATCACGTTTGAGGACTCCTCATTGGTACCCAGCGTGTGCGCACAAGAACACTTTCTCGACGGCAAAAAG GTTGACCCCAAACCTGCCACTTCAAGGTCGGCCCCAGATCCTACCAATGATCGTGTGAAGAAAGTGTTCATTGGAGGAATAAGCCAGGGTACTTCAGTGGAGGAATTAAGGCAGTATTTCTGCCAGTTTGGAGCT GTGACTAATGTGGAGCTCAAACATGACCGAGATAGTAACAGAATGAGAG GGTTTGGATTTGTTGATTTTGATTCCGAGGACACAGTGGATAAGCTGGTTGAGACGCATTTTCATAACATCAATGGAAAATCG gtTGAAGTAAAGAAAGCAGCACCTAACCATAGTCGTGGTTCAGCACCTAGAGGAGGGGCAG GGTATGGAGGTGGTAATCAAGGTTACtatcagcagcagcagcagcagcaacccAGTGCAGGCAGTTATG GGTATGGATATGGAAGTCAACAACAGGCAGGTTATGCTCAGGGATGGTATAACGGACAAGCATACTCTCAGGCACAAGGACAACCATATTATGGTCAACCGCAAAGTTATGCAAGCCAACAATACGGTCAGCCTCAAGGATATGGCGGGCAAGCACAAAGTTATGGCTATGAAG CTAATACATATGGAAAAGACAACAGACAACCATCACAAGCAAACTACAGCTCTTATCAACAAGCTGGAGGTAGTTCATGGTATGGATACACTGATAATagtgcagcagcagcagctggtGGTGCTAGCTATGGCAGCTATCAGGGTACACCTGCTAATAGCTCGTACACTAAGGGTCAACAAAGATATCAACCTTATTCACGATGA
- the LOC136250058 gene encoding RNA-binding protein Musashi homolog 2-like: protein MDKAKQVEVEPGKVFVGGLSWETTKEGLINYFAKFGDVTDAVIMVDPVTKKPRGFGFVTFKDPGLVGSVCAEKHMLDSKQIDPKPATSRSSGSNFSGRVKKIFIGGVSQTTTEEDIRTYFSQFGTVTDVELKYDKATDRMKGFGFVGFDSEDTVEKLSNARFHTINGKSVEAKKAEPRMSSAQSSVQGGSPYGMGAAAQRYPQQTYNNSAAAYNTQGFYNPVASYQQQQPGYGNFGVGYNSTYGQPTSYGGQQQPYQQTQPYTQQQTYGYDAYSNPRQSQEQLPNYGQEQAANYGTPRANYSGTTDQYGQATTAAAAGYGYGAPTTPYTASYQDQSTVAAGYGRGQAPQRGQFPPYGSR, encoded by the exons ATGGATAAGGCTAAACAAGTAGAAGTAGAGCCTGG GAAAGTATTTGTTGGCGGGCTGAGCTGGGAGACAACGAAAG AGGGTTTAATAAATTATTTCGCAAAGTTTGGCGATGTGACTGATGCCGTGATTATGGTGGACCCAGTCACAAAGAAGCCAAGAGGGTTTGGATTTGTCACATTCAAGGACCCCGGTCTTGTTGGTTCAGTTTGTGCAGAGAAACATATGCTTGATAGTAAACAAATTGACCCCAAGCCGGCTACTTCACGTTCTTCAGGTTCTAATTTTAGTGGTAGAGTAAAGAAAATATTTATAGGAGGAGTAAGTCAAACAACCACTGAGGAGGATATAAGAACTTATTTCTCACAATTTGGTACA GTAACAGATGTAGAATTAAAGTACGATAAGGCTACCGACAGGATGAAAG GGTTTGGGTTTGTTGGTTTTGATTCGGAGGACACAGTGGAAAAACTATCTAACGCACGATTCCACACTATCAATGGAAAATCG GTTGAAGCAAAGAAGGCAGAGCCTCGTATGTCTAGTGCTCAGTCAAGTGTACAAGGAGGCTCTCCATATGGCATGGGAGCTGCAGCTCAGAGGTACCCTCAACAGACATACAACAATAGTGCAG CCGCCTATAACACACAGGGTTTTTATAATCCTGTTGCTAGTtaccaacaacaacaaccagGATATGGGAACTTTG GTGTTGGTTACAATTCCACTTATGGACAGCCTACTTCTTATGGTGGGCAACAACAGCCATACCAGCAGACTCAGCCCTACACACAACAGCAGACATACGGATATGACGCATACAGCAATCCACGACAAA GTCAAGAACAGCTCCCTAATTATGGACAAGAACAGGCAGCAAATTACGGCACACCTCGTGCCAACTACTCAGGTACTACAGACCAATATGGACAAGCAACAACAGCAGCTGCTGCAGGATATGGTTATGGTGCACCGACTACCCCATATACTGCCAGCTACCAGGACCAATCTACAGTAGCTGCGGGATATGGTCGTGGACAAGCACCTCAGAGGGGGCAGTTCCCTCCTTATGGGAGTCGCTAG